DNA from Gracilinanus agilis isolate LMUSP501 chromosome 3, AgileGrace, whole genome shotgun sequence:
GTTCAGACCAGCAGCAGCGGCATCTCTTGCAAGCCCGAGTGCCTCTCCTCCCGGGACTCTGGTGCCCCTGCCAACGGGCACCTCCTGCCCCTTCTCTGTCCTCCAGAAAGGGGGTGCTGGCAGGGTCCCCTGCGCCCCCCAGAGCCAGCCCAGAGgatgtatataaaacattttccaatatCTTTCGTTGGGTGGAATCTGTGGAGGGGGGCGGGGCTACGGGGGGGTGCGACACACCCCTAGGAAGAAGTAGGGCTGGAGGGGGTGTTTGGTCGGGGTCGGAAAAGGCCCGGGGCTGGGAGGGGGCCAGCAGCCTAGCCCTGCACCTGCGCTGTGGCTCGAGGAGAAGAGCCTGGCCCTGGGGACAGGTAATGAGCTCCCGGGTACGGGAGGGCTCCAGCAGAGGAGGCTTGGCCAGGCAGGCCCCACAAAAAGTCTGGAAGAGTTTGGAGAGAACCATACATCCCTTGCAAAATGGagacggggaaactgaggcccgtgGGAGGGAGAGGTAACTCGTCCACACTCACGGCCCACCGCTGGTAACCAGGCCATCAGAGCTCGGTGGTCGGCCTGTGGGCGGCTTAGAACGCTGAGCTAAAGGGCTGAGTGGGAGGGGCTGGAAAGGGAGCGGGGAAGCAAAGTCGCCGGCCCGTAGCGATCACAGACGCTGCGGATGGCCGACCGCCCCTCACAAAGATGGCTGGAGCTCGCGCGGAAACAGCCCCTTACGGACGTGTAAGCCTGCAGGACCACGTGACAGTCTGGGGCCCCGCCCCATCGGAGGTCCAAGAGTCAGCCTAGTCTGAAACGTCTGCCTTTGCGTCTGCGCCAAACTCCAGCGCTTCACTGCCGCTTAGCCTGCGTCGAATCCTGTCCTGGAGGGGCGGAGCGAGAGGCTTCTCCACCTATAGGGAGCCGCGGCTGCCTCGCGTCAGTTCCGGCGCCCCTGCGAGGTGGATAAGGAGACCCCGAGCTGCAGCCCGTCCTTCTTTTCCCGGGTGGCGGCGGCCATGGCGGACGGTCAGGTTAGTGCTCCTACCTCGCGGCGATCCCTTGTTCCTCTGCAGCTTCGGCTAGCAGCAGTGTGGCCCCGCAGGGCTGTGCTCGGGCTTGCCGGCAATGGGGAGCAGCGGGGTTTGGGCTGAGAGAGCAAGAGCAAGGCTCCCGGGATGGAGGGGCCGGGTCACGTGGCCCGGGGTCTCAAACCGGTCTTGATCCCTCGTCTTTCTGCTGGGCTTCAGGTGCTGGTGATCGACGGGCGGGGTCATCTGCTGGGCCGCTTGGCGGCCATCGTGGCCAAGCAAGTCCTCCTGGGTAAGTGCCCACGTGGGCTCGGTAAGAGGGCTGCCGGGCCAGTGACGAGGAACCTTCACCATCTTTCGTTCGAGTCTCGCGACCATGAGACCAAACCATGCACCGCTCTGAGGCCCGGTGTGGCCCCCCCTGGGGACCCAAAccctcctccccatccttcccgctccccccccaccccgcaTCGCTGACCCCTACCCTTTATCCCCTCCAGGCCGCAAGGTGGTGGTGGTCCGCTGCGAGGGCATCAACATTTCCGGCAATTTTTACAGGAATAAATGTGAGTTCGGACAAATTTTACAGTGAACTAGTACCAGTTTGGAGGGGGGCGGCATGTGATGGCTTTTCTCACGATGGTCTTCAGAGGCTCCTCTTCGGGGTCACTGCTGATCTGCCTCAAGGCTTAGCTGATGCCTTCCGTTGACTGGGGCCGAAGCCCCGTGGGTAGCGCACTGATCCAAGCCCCCTGAGACGCCTTTCTTGTTTTCCAGTGAAGTACCTGGCCTTCCTCCGGAAGCGAATGAACACTAATCCTTCTCGAGGTCCCTACCACTTCAGAGCCCCCAGCCGCATTTTCTGGAGGACTGTGAGAGGTGaggaaccccctcccccccaatctgGAGACCTGGAACCTGAGACTGTGATGATAACGCTTACCAAAGCATGTTCGAGTTTACCGACCATGAGATGAAAAGCTCCATGCACCTCCATCTGAGATCTCAGGGCACATTCTAAGAAGGGCCTGGAACAGAGTGGTAGGCTTGTCTTTGAACATGACTTCTTGTTCCTAGGGATGCTTCCCCATAAGACCAAGCGAGGGCAGGCTGCCCTGGAGCGCCTCAAGGTGTTTGATGGCATCCCTCCCCCCTATGACAAGGTGAGCCCATCCCAGAGGGGCCTTGGCCCTGGCGTCAGTGATGTCTCTTTTACCTACATTGTTTGACGTCTTTCTGAGAAAACATTGTTGTCTGAGACGCTTTCTACTAGATCCCTAGGAGGAGGCAGGTTTGCCCACTGCTCTTGTGTCCTATCCTCAACTGCAGCACTGGCATTCTGtctccttcccatct
Protein-coding regions in this window:
- the RPL13A gene encoding 60S ribosomal protein L13a, which codes for MADGQVLVIDGRGHLLGRLAAIVAKQVLLGRKVVVVRCEGINISGNFYRNKLKYLAFLRKRMNTNPSRGPYHFRAPSRIFWRTVRGMLPHKTKRGQAALERLKVFDGIPPPYDKRKRMVVPAALKVVRLKPTRKFAYLGRLAHEVGWKYQAVTATLEEKRKEKAKIHYRKKKKLTKLRKQAEKNVEGKIHKYTKVLKKHGLLV